A part of Aegilops tauschii subsp. strangulata cultivar AL8/78 chromosome 2, Aet v6.0, whole genome shotgun sequence genomic DNA contains:
- the LOC109778513 gene encoding uncharacterized acetyltransferase At3g50280-like, protein MNHVRIMSRRTVLPEPTWLPPEPETAIDLTPWDLSMIALEYNQKGVLLPKPPTTGGEGRHAVVERLASSFARALGRFYPYAGRLAVMPGNNADGEQGESIAISLRCSMEGAEFVHAVAPGVTVADVTVPLYTPELVRSFFPLDGLHGLDAAAGSHPLLAVQVTELADGIFVGMSLNHAVADGSALWHLFNTWSEISRQSDGADISSPLPVHRRWFLDGCPVPVPLPFGKLEDIPVSRRTADEHPSSVNEECFLNFSAEMVKQLKARANAEISGTSNGTTTISSLQAVLAHLWIAVTQARRLAPDHSTTYVILVGCRGRMDGLPAAYAGNAVARAKAVSTAGEILEKGLGWAASLLNRAVGSFDVATQRDRHASWPQEHYFLRARSTATAKMVTGGSPRFDVYGNDFGWGRPVGVRSGRANKMDGTATVFEGRGGGGSMALGVWLPPEVLARLVADEEFMSAYFIW, encoded by the coding sequence ATGAACCATGTACGGATCATGTCGCGGCGCACGGTCCTGCCTGAGCCGACTTGGCTACCGCCGGAGCCAGAGACGGCCATCGACCTCACGCCGTGGGACCTCTCGATGATCGCCTTGGAGTACAACCAGAAGGGCGTCCTCCTGCCCAAGCCTCCCACCACCGGAGGAGAGGGTCGCCACGCCGTCGTCGAACGCCTGGCATCGTCCTTCGCGCGCGCCCTGGGCCGTTTCTACCCCTACGCCGGCCGCCTCGCCGTCATGCCGGGGAACAATGCTGACGGGGAGCAGGGAGAGAGCATCGCCATTTCGCTTCGCTGCAGCATGGAGGGCGCCGAGTTCGTCCACGCCGTGGCACCGGGCGTCACCGTGGCCGACGTCACCGTACCGCTCTATACCCCGGAGCTGGTCCGGTCCTTCTTCCCGCTGGATGGGCTGCATGGACTGGACGCAGCCGCGGGCTCCCACCCGCTCCTAGCCGTGCAGGTCACCGAGCTGGCCGACGGTATCTTCGTCGGCATGTCGCTCAACCACGCTGTCGCCGACGGTTCGGCCCTCTGGCACCTCTTCAACACCTGGTCCGAGATCAGCCGCCAGAGTGACGGCGCCGACATCTCCTCTCCTTTGCCGGTGCACCGGAGGTGGTTCCTCGACGGCTGCCCCGTCCCGGTTCCTCTGCCCTTCGGCAAGCTGGAGGACATCCCCGTCAGCCGGCGTACTGCAGATGAGCATCCATCATCCGTGAATGAGGAATGCTTCCTCAATTTCTCCGCGGAGATGGTAAAGCAGCTCAAAGCAAGAGCCAACGCCGAGATCTCCGGCACCAGCAATGGCACCACCACCATCTCCTCGTTGCAGGCCGTGCTCGCGCACCTATGGATCGCGGTGACCCAAGCCAGGAGGCTGGCGCCGGACCACAGCACAACATACGTCATCCTCGTCGGATGCCGGGGCCGCATGGACGGCCTGCCGGCGGCATACGCTGGCAACGCCGTTGCACGCGCCAAGGCCGTGTCGACCGCCGGCGAGATCCTGGAAAAGGGGCTGGGTTGGGCCGCGTCGCTGCTGAACAGAGCGGTGGGGTCCTTCGACGTGGCCACTCAGAGGGACAGACACGCATCCTGGCCACAAGAGCATTACTTTCTGCGTGCGCGCTCAACGGCCACGGCAAAGATGGTGACCGGGGGCTCGCCGCGGTTCGACGTCTACGGGAACGACTTCGGGTGGGGCCGGCCGGTGGGCGTGCGGAGTGGCCGAGCGAACAAGATGGACGGGACGGCGACGGTGTTCGAGGGCAGAGGCGGCGGGGGGAGCATGGCTCTCGGGGTGTGGCTCCCGCCGGAGGTGCTCGCGaggctcgtcgccgacgaggagtTCATGAGCGCGTACTTTATATGGTGA
- the LOC109778520 gene encoding protein GOS9, with product MSTVKVGMFGGSNGDVCDITGLSSFPPSSLRSMEIWSTPGHEGVINAIRFTFVDTKNNAIPVGPWGTPLRGQKSQTIHLTNVRVIELSGYTNGRYITSLSFRTTDAPRHHGPFGKVRPATGSDAYFRVPLMHGSIVAFCAQADDYLSAIGAYLKN from the exons ATGTCGACGGTGAAGGTTGGCATGTTTGGCGGGTCAAACGGTGATGTCTGCGACATCACCGGATTGTCAAGTTTCCCGCCGTCAAGCCTGAGGAGCATGGAGATCTGGAGCACACCGGGTCACGAAGGGGTCATCAACGCCATACGCTTCACCTTCGTCGACACCAAAAACAATGCGATCCCGGTAGGTCCATGGGGCACCCCACTCCGTGGTCAGAAAAGCCAG ACTATTCACTTGACAAATGTGCGTGTCATCGAGCTCTCCGGCTACACCAATGGCCGATACATCACCTCACTCTCCTTCCGCACCACCGACGCCCCAAGGCATCATGGACCATTCGGAAAAGTGAGGCCAGCAACTGGGTCCGACGCTTATTTCCGCGTCCCTCTCATGCATGGCTCTATCGTGGCCTTCTGCGCCCAAGCCGACGACTACCTCAGCGCCATTGGTGCCTATCTCAAGAACTGA